A genome region from Eurosta solidaginis isolate ZX-2024a chromosome 2, ASM4086904v1, whole genome shotgun sequence includes the following:
- the salm gene encoding homeotic protein spalt-major isoform X2: MKNHISTVLCEMRSDFKDNHQETINKMIQFGTVKYGIVKQLKDRAHSTEKDETSDQEENGACSPVPSQDLVNNIASETATTTTSLAATITTTTTTDMVAAPTHCAIGNDLSIAAQAQDRARSANDLAENNTTTEAAANNVALNEDHNHNNTSNSNSNSSINNVTMFGVSSPTRLEEARGTSPVEPLVQMKSIANAAALEVSGGSSAVSAISVANSPTCNTNATDKTPLLSNNKLGSPTPMDTEEQEKPLYTSTGTMPKQRTLIMEDNDDDDEEEVEVPETTPVGELVMQETSNEAASTSKTTKLSGSEADTGIISATETEAAIKITTTALTTPTLNALTAAGGLPQAAAAFGAAPVNLEAIQNMQMAIAQFAAKTIANGAQGGDNDAAMKQLAFLQQALFNLQQQQLFQIQLIQQLQSQLALNQPTKGGADGEDDGEEMEEEVEDGEEDTYEEEERIAEMELRQKAEARMAEAKARQHLINAGVPLRDDKANGAVASSPPKTASGTSALESLKRKREDDNEDLNVASRRMSLDVSQNSATRLKEKIPSTSDALSKLKELENMPLPYGSDLASSIITNHDDLPEPNSLEMLQKRAQEVLDSASQGILANNMADEFAYGDKNGEGKNRNEPFFKHRCRYCGKVFGSDSALQIHIRSHTGERPFKCNVCGSRFTTKGNLKVHFQRHAHKFPHVPMNATPIPEHLDKFHPPLLDQMSPDSSPTHTPGAMPQQMPQQMPPVSLPMPFPPNAAFPGMSGLYRPPMELLKSLGAAAGNAGFPNPFFPQIPSTTEMRPEAPSAQIAVKEKSCDTPTDLRKSSASNSPELTVKTEIAEETEEVQADKESAPQSAEKASASTNEVPPARESPVLNIKIKEERIDADAQDEKMERENSPPARLSASPTPITTSPAQSCASAPFTPPTPTSRPLALPPVIQPAQPHIIMHPHPSPGMHNHIDHLPTPGQLPPSLHHRDDFFADRFPLNFTKNLSPEHHSPIRSPAHLQRSPFFNPIKHEMALLPRPHSNDNSWENFIEVSNTSETLKLKELMKNKKLTDPNQCVVCDRVLSCKSALQMHYRTHTGERPFKCRICGRAFTTKGNLKTHMAVHKIRPPMRNFHQCPVCHKKYSNALVLQQHIRLHTGEPTDLTPEQIQAAEIRDPPPSMMPGAFMNPFAAAAFHFGAMPGAGAAMAHLGPHNGTMGSESSQGDMDDTIDCGDDFDDDISSEHMSSAHDLDVGDRPRSSDGFKGLLFEQKLRIDATGVVNTTPQRPLSTASNANSVNSAPGSPNSAPRHSSTRNSSPARSVSEVSQGALDLTPRTLPVLASSSSSSRSPVPTTTTAGRKSPTPPLRNSSANTNATRSPNPTSTNRSHTQLSPPTALPPTLVPTSAVDCLPPVLHHHLQQQHQQLMQQQAVAAAAAHAQAQAQHHHQQMQQHAVALHAEQLRREHQLKHEQQQAAHQQHMRQQQQQQEAHASAQSPHQLSLQPSPHLAHHLQQQQHQHQQAAAAAAAAAAQQQSPTGVLPSTGPQPPNPLVAARPPFGMFPNLPLFPPATAQTMCSAMNTIAQSVMPAAPFNPLALSGVRGSTTCGICFKTFPCHSALEIHYRSHTKERPFKCTICDRGFTTKGNLKQHMLTHKIRDMEQETFRNRAVK; encoded by the exons ATGAAACGAGCGACCAGGAGGAGAATGGTGCTTGCTCGCCCGTCCCCAGCCAAGATTTGGTAAACAATATAGCCTcagaaacagcaacaacaacaacatcattagCAGCTacgataacaacaacaacaactacagatATGGTTGCCGCGCCGACACACTGCGCAATTGGTAATGATTTGTCCATTGCCGCACAAGCGCAAGATCGCGCACGAAGCGCAAACGATCTGGCTGAAAATAACACAACAACGGAAGCTGCTGCAAACAACGTTGCACTCAACGAAGATCACAATCACAATAATACCAGCAATAGCAACAGCAATAGCAGTATAAATAATGTTACAATGTTTGGTGTATCATCACCAACGCGACTAGAAGAAGCACGCGGCACATCACCCGTGGAGCCCTTAGTACAAATGAAATCTATTGCGAATGCGGCAGCGCTGGAAGTTAGTGGTGGCAGCAGCGCAGTGTCTGCAATTAGCGTTGCCAACTCCCCAACGTGCAACACAAATGCAACTGATAAAACCCCTTTGCTTAGCAATAACAAATTAGGTTCACCCACACCAATGGATACGGAAGAGCAGGAAAAGCCGCTTTATACATCGACAGGCACGATGCCTAAGCAGCGCACGCTAATAATGGaagataatgatgatgatgacgagGAGGAAGTTGAAGTACCGGAAACAACGCCAGTAGGTGAATTAGTCATGCAAGAGACCTCAAACGAAGCGGCTTCCACTTCAAAGACAACAAAACTCAGTGGCTCTGAAGCTGATACTGGAATAATAAGCGCAACTGAAACAGAGGCTGCTATTAAGATTACTACAACTGCACTAACGACACCTACTTTGAACGCGCTTACAGCCGCTGGCGGTTTACCACAAGCGGCTGCTGCTTTCGGCGCGGCACCTGTCAATCTGGAAGCCATACAAAATATGCAAATGGCTATTGCGCAATTTGCTGCCAAAACCATTGCTAATGGCGCGCAGGGTGGTGATAATGATGCTGCAATGAAACAGTTGGCATTTCTGCAACAGGCACTCTtcaatttacaacaacaacaactctttcAAATACAACTCATTCAACAACTGCAATCGCAATTGGCTCTGAATCAACCGACTAAGGGCGGTGCGGACGGTGAAGATGATGGTGAAGAGATGGAGGAAGAAGTGGAAGACGGTGAAGAGGATACATATGAGGAAGAAGAGCGCATTGCTGAAATGGAGTTACGTCAAAAAGCTGAAGCGCGCATGGCCGAGGCAAAAGCGCGTCAACATCTAATTAATGCTGGTGTACCTTTGAGGGATGACAAAGCGAATGGCGCAGTTGCTTCCAGTCCGCCAAAAACAGCCAGCGGTACGTCCGCCTTAGAGTCACTTAAACGAAAGCGCGAGGATGACAATGAGGATTTGAATGTGGCTAGTAGACGTATGAGCCTAGATGTGAGTCAAAACAGCGCCACGCGCCTGAAAGAAAAAATACCATCTACATCGGATGCGCTGAGTAAATTGAAGGAATTGGAAAATATGCCACTGCCATATGGTTCTGATCTCGCCTCAAGTATAATCACCAATCATGATGATTTACCCGAACCAAACTCGCTGGAAATGTTGCAAAAGCGCGCGCAAGAGGTGCTCGATTCCGCTTCACAGGGCATACTCGCAAATAATATGGCCGATGAGTTTGCTTACGGCGACAAGAATGGTGAGGGTAAAAATCGTAACGAACCATTCTTTAAGCATCGTTGCCGTTATTGCGGCAAAGTGTTTGGCTCTGATTCGGCGCTGCAAATACACATACGTTCACACACCGGCGAGCGTCCTTTCAAATGCAATGTGTGCGGCAGTCGCTTCACTACAAAAGGCAATCTAAAAGTACATTTTCAGCGGCACGCGCATAAGTTCCCGCATGTACCTATGAATGCCACGCCCATACCTGAGCACTTGGATAAATTTCACCCACCGTTGTTAGATCAAATGTCGCCAGATAGCTCACCAACACATACGCCGGGCGCAATGCCGCAGCAAATGCCACAACAAATGCCGCCCGTTTCGCTGCCTATGCCTTTTCCACCGAATGCTGCTTTCCCCGGCATGTCTGGCCTATATCGACCGCCCATGGAACTTTTGAAATCGTTAGGGGCAGCAGCGGGTAACGCCGGCTTTCCCAACCCATTTTTTCCACAAATACCAAGTACGACAGAGATGCGCCCAGAGGCGCCATCAGCGCAGATTGCAGTCAAAGAAAAAAGCTGCGATACTCCAACTGATTTGCGCAAATCATCGGCGTCTAATTCCCCCGAGCTGACAGTGAAGACTGAAATCGCGGAAGAGACAGAGGAAGTACAAGCAGACAAAGAGTCAGCGCCGCAGTCAGCAGAAAAAGCGTCGGCATCAACAAATGAGGTCCCACCAGCGCGCGAATCGCCAGTATTGAATATCAAAATCAAAGAAGAGCGCATCGATGCGGATGCGCAGGACGAAAAAATGGAGCGTGAAAATAGCCCACCTGCTCGTCTGTCCGCATCACCTACACCCATAACAACATCGCCGGCACAATCGTGTGCTAGCGCGCCTTTCACACCACCAACACCCACCTCGAGACCATTAGCGCTGCCACCTGTTATACAGCCGGCACAACCCCACATAATAATGCATCCGCATCCTTCGCCTGGCATGCATAATCATATCGATCATCTACCCACACCTGGGCAGCTGCCACCTTCATTGCACCATCGTGACGATTTCTTTGCAGATCGTTTTCCATTGAATTTTACCAAAAATCTCTCGCCAGAACATCATTCGCCCATACGCTCACCAGCGCATTTGCAACGCTCTCCATTTTTCAATCCAATCAAGCACGAAATGGCGCTGCTGCCACGTCCGCATAGCAATGACAACTCATGGGAGAATTTCATAGAGGTCTCAAATACATCGGAGACGTTGAAGCTGAAAGAGTTAATGAAGAATAAGAAACTCACAGATCCTAATCAGTGTGTTGTGTGTGATCGTGTTCTATCGTGTAAGAGCGCATTGCAAATGCATTACCGCACTCATACTGGGGAACGACCATTCAAGTGTCGTATCTGTGGACGCGCTTTCACTACCAAAGGCAATCTCAAGACTCATATGGCTGTGCACAAGATACGGCCGCCCATGCGTAATTTCCATCAATGTCCAGTCTGTCACAAGAAGTATTCAAACGCGCTGGTACTTCAGCAGCACATACGGTTGCACACTGGCGAACCCACCGATCTTACGCCCGAACAAATACAAGCCGCTGAAATACGCGATCCTCCGCCATCGATGATGCCGGGTGCTTTTATGAATCCCTTCGCAGCAGCAGCCTTTCACTTTGGCGCCATGCCAGGCGCTGGAGCTGCCATGGCTCATTTGGGACCACATAATGGTACAATGGGTTCGGAATCGTCGCAAGGTGATATGGATGACACTATCGATTGTGGTGATGACTTCGATGATGATATCTCTTCAGAGCATATGTCTAGCGCCCACGATTTGGATGTAGGGGATCGTCCCAGATCTAGCGATGGCTTCAAAGGTCTACTATTCGAGCAAAAGTTACGCATAGATGCTACTGGTGTTGTGAATACCACACCACAACGTCCGCTGTCGACTGCCAGCAATGCGAACTCAGTAAATTCTGCACCAGGCAGCCCCAACTCAGCACCCCGTCATAGTTCCACACGCAATAGTTCGCCTGCACGTTCCGTATCTGAAGTTTCACAAGGCGCACTCGATCTAACGCCGCGCACTTTGCCGGTACTCGCCAGCAGTAGCAGCAGCTCACGTTCACCTGTGCCAACGACTACAACAGCTGGACGCAAATCACCTACGCCACCGCTGCGCAACAGCAGCGCAAATACCAATGCTACGCGGAGTCCAAACCCAACATCCACAAACAGATCACACACGCAACTGAGTCCACCTACAGCGCTGCCGCCAACGCTGGTCCCCACATCAGCTGTTGATTGCTTGCCACCTGTGCTACATCACCATTtgcagcaacaacatcaacaactaaTGCAACAGCAAGCTGTGGCGGCAGCAGCGGCACATGCGCAGGCTCAAGCTCAACATCATCATCAACAAATGCAGCAACATGCTGTCGCTTTGCACGCCGAACAGCTGCGCCGTGAACATCAACTCAAGCATGAGCAGCAGCAGGCGGCTCATCAGCAACATATGcgccaacaacagcaacaacaagaggCGCATGCGTCGGCACAATCACCACATCAGTTATCGTTGCAACCGTCACCACATCTTGCACATcatctacaacaacagcaacaccaACATCAGCAAGCAGCCGCAGCAGCAGCAGCGGCGGCAGCGCAACAACAATCGCCGACAGGCGTGCTACCATCAACGGGACCGCAGCCACCAAATCCATTGGTAGCTGCGCGCCCGCCCTTCGGCATGTTCCCCAATTTGCCGCTTTTTCCGCCAGCTACAGCGCAAACGATGTGTTCGGCAATGAATACAATCGCGCAATCGGTAATGCCGGCGGCACCGTTCAATCCACTTGCACTTTCCG GCGTGCGAGGGAGCACCACCTGCGGCATCTGTTTCAAAACATTCCCCTGCCATTCAGCTTTAGAAATTCACTACCGCAGTCACACCAAAGAGCGACCATTCAAATGTACGATCTGCGATCGCGGCTTTACCACCAAG ggCAACCTTAAGCAGCATATGTTGACACATAAGATACGTGACATGGAGCAGGAAACCTTCAGGAATCGTGCAGTAAA ATGA
- the salm gene encoding homeotic protein spalt-major isoform X1 — protein MKNHISTVLCEMRSDFKDNHQETINKMIQFGTVKYGIVKQLKDRAHSTEKDETSDQEENGACSPVPSQDLVNNIASETATTTTSLAATITTTTTTDMVAAPTHCAIGNDLSIAAQAQDRARSANDLAENNTTTEAAANNVALNEDHNHNNTSNSNSNSSINNVTMFGVSSPTRLEEARGTSPVEPLVQMKSIANAAALEVSGGSSAVSAISVANSPTCNTNATDKTPLLSNNKLGSPTPMDTEEQEKPLYTSTGTMPKQRTLIMEDNDDDDEEEVEVPETTPVGELVMQETSNEAASTSKTTKLSGSEADTGIISATETEAAIKITTTALTTPTLNALTAAGGLPQAAAAFGAAPVNLEAIQNMQMAIAQFAAKTIANGAQGGDNDAAMKQLAFLQQALFNLQQQQLFQIQLIQQLQSQLALNQPTKGGADGEDDGEEMEEEVEDGEEDTYEEEERIAEMELRQKAEARMAEAKARQHLINAGVPLRDDKANGAVASSPPKTASGTSALESLKRKREDDNEDLNVASRRMSLDVSQNSATRLKEKIPSTSDALSKLKELENMPLPYGSDLASSIITNHDDLPEPNSLEMLQKRAQEVLDSASQGILANNMADEFAYGDKNGEGKNRNEPFFKHRCRYCGKVFGSDSALQIHIRSHTGERPFKCNVCGSRFTTKGNLKVHFQRHAHKFPHVPMNATPIPEHLDKFHPPLLDQMSPDSSPTHTPGAMPQQMPQQMPPVSLPMPFPPNAAFPGMSGLYRPPMELLKSLGAAAGNAGFPNPFFPQIPSTTEMRPEAPSAQIAVKEKSCDTPTDLRKSSASNSPELTVKTEIAEETEEVQADKESAPQSAEKASASTNEVPPARESPVLNIKIKEERIDADAQDEKMERENSPPARLSASPTPITTSPAQSCASAPFTPPTPTSRPLALPPVIQPAQPHIIMHPHPSPGMHNHIDHLPTPGQLPPSLHHRDDFFADRFPLNFTKNLSPEHHSPIRSPAHLQRSPFFNPIKHEMALLPRPHSNDNSWENFIEVSNTSETLKLKELMKNKKLTDPNQCVVCDRVLSCKSALQMHYRTHTGERPFKCRICGRAFTTKGNLKTHMAVHKIRPPMRNFHQCPVCHKKYSNALVLQQHIRLHTGEPTDLTPEQIQAAEIRDPPPSMMPGAFMNPFAAAAFHFGAMPGAGAAMAHLGPHNGTMGSESSQGDMDDTIDCGDDFDDDISSEHMSSAHDLDVGDRPRSSDGFKGLLFEQKLRIDATGVVNTTPQRPLSTASNANSVNSAPGSPNSAPRHSSTRNSSPARSVSEVSQGALDLTPRTLPVLASSSSSSRSPVPTTTTAGRKSPTPPLRNSSANTNATRSPNPTSTNRSHTQLSPPTALPPTLVPTSAVDCLPPVLHHHLQQQHQQLMQQQAVAAAAAHAQAQAQHHHQQMQQHAVALHAEQLRREHQLKHEQQQAAHQQHMRQQQQQQEAHASAQSPHQLSLQPSPHLAHHLQQQQHQHQQAAAAAAAAAAQQQSPTGVLPSTGPQPPNPLVAARPPFGMFPNLPLFPPATAQTMCSAMNTIAQSVMPAAPFNPLALSGVRGSTTCGICFKTFPCHSALEIHYRSHTKERPFKCTICDRGFTTKGNLKQHMLTHKIRDMEQETFRNRAVKYMSGCKDGYE, from the exons ATGAAACGAGCGACCAGGAGGAGAATGGTGCTTGCTCGCCCGTCCCCAGCCAAGATTTGGTAAACAATATAGCCTcagaaacagcaacaacaacaacatcattagCAGCTacgataacaacaacaacaactacagatATGGTTGCCGCGCCGACACACTGCGCAATTGGTAATGATTTGTCCATTGCCGCACAAGCGCAAGATCGCGCACGAAGCGCAAACGATCTGGCTGAAAATAACACAACAACGGAAGCTGCTGCAAACAACGTTGCACTCAACGAAGATCACAATCACAATAATACCAGCAATAGCAACAGCAATAGCAGTATAAATAATGTTACAATGTTTGGTGTATCATCACCAACGCGACTAGAAGAAGCACGCGGCACATCACCCGTGGAGCCCTTAGTACAAATGAAATCTATTGCGAATGCGGCAGCGCTGGAAGTTAGTGGTGGCAGCAGCGCAGTGTCTGCAATTAGCGTTGCCAACTCCCCAACGTGCAACACAAATGCAACTGATAAAACCCCTTTGCTTAGCAATAACAAATTAGGTTCACCCACACCAATGGATACGGAAGAGCAGGAAAAGCCGCTTTATACATCGACAGGCACGATGCCTAAGCAGCGCACGCTAATAATGGaagataatgatgatgatgacgagGAGGAAGTTGAAGTACCGGAAACAACGCCAGTAGGTGAATTAGTCATGCAAGAGACCTCAAACGAAGCGGCTTCCACTTCAAAGACAACAAAACTCAGTGGCTCTGAAGCTGATACTGGAATAATAAGCGCAACTGAAACAGAGGCTGCTATTAAGATTACTACAACTGCACTAACGACACCTACTTTGAACGCGCTTACAGCCGCTGGCGGTTTACCACAAGCGGCTGCTGCTTTCGGCGCGGCACCTGTCAATCTGGAAGCCATACAAAATATGCAAATGGCTATTGCGCAATTTGCTGCCAAAACCATTGCTAATGGCGCGCAGGGTGGTGATAATGATGCTGCAATGAAACAGTTGGCATTTCTGCAACAGGCACTCTtcaatttacaacaacaacaactctttcAAATACAACTCATTCAACAACTGCAATCGCAATTGGCTCTGAATCAACCGACTAAGGGCGGTGCGGACGGTGAAGATGATGGTGAAGAGATGGAGGAAGAAGTGGAAGACGGTGAAGAGGATACATATGAGGAAGAAGAGCGCATTGCTGAAATGGAGTTACGTCAAAAAGCTGAAGCGCGCATGGCCGAGGCAAAAGCGCGTCAACATCTAATTAATGCTGGTGTACCTTTGAGGGATGACAAAGCGAATGGCGCAGTTGCTTCCAGTCCGCCAAAAACAGCCAGCGGTACGTCCGCCTTAGAGTCACTTAAACGAAAGCGCGAGGATGACAATGAGGATTTGAATGTGGCTAGTAGACGTATGAGCCTAGATGTGAGTCAAAACAGCGCCACGCGCCTGAAAGAAAAAATACCATCTACATCGGATGCGCTGAGTAAATTGAAGGAATTGGAAAATATGCCACTGCCATATGGTTCTGATCTCGCCTCAAGTATAATCACCAATCATGATGATTTACCCGAACCAAACTCGCTGGAAATGTTGCAAAAGCGCGCGCAAGAGGTGCTCGATTCCGCTTCACAGGGCATACTCGCAAATAATATGGCCGATGAGTTTGCTTACGGCGACAAGAATGGTGAGGGTAAAAATCGTAACGAACCATTCTTTAAGCATCGTTGCCGTTATTGCGGCAAAGTGTTTGGCTCTGATTCGGCGCTGCAAATACACATACGTTCACACACCGGCGAGCGTCCTTTCAAATGCAATGTGTGCGGCAGTCGCTTCACTACAAAAGGCAATCTAAAAGTACATTTTCAGCGGCACGCGCATAAGTTCCCGCATGTACCTATGAATGCCACGCCCATACCTGAGCACTTGGATAAATTTCACCCACCGTTGTTAGATCAAATGTCGCCAGATAGCTCACCAACACATACGCCGGGCGCAATGCCGCAGCAAATGCCACAACAAATGCCGCCCGTTTCGCTGCCTATGCCTTTTCCACCGAATGCTGCTTTCCCCGGCATGTCTGGCCTATATCGACCGCCCATGGAACTTTTGAAATCGTTAGGGGCAGCAGCGGGTAACGCCGGCTTTCCCAACCCATTTTTTCCACAAATACCAAGTACGACAGAGATGCGCCCAGAGGCGCCATCAGCGCAGATTGCAGTCAAAGAAAAAAGCTGCGATACTCCAACTGATTTGCGCAAATCATCGGCGTCTAATTCCCCCGAGCTGACAGTGAAGACTGAAATCGCGGAAGAGACAGAGGAAGTACAAGCAGACAAAGAGTCAGCGCCGCAGTCAGCAGAAAAAGCGTCGGCATCAACAAATGAGGTCCCACCAGCGCGCGAATCGCCAGTATTGAATATCAAAATCAAAGAAGAGCGCATCGATGCGGATGCGCAGGACGAAAAAATGGAGCGTGAAAATAGCCCACCTGCTCGTCTGTCCGCATCACCTACACCCATAACAACATCGCCGGCACAATCGTGTGCTAGCGCGCCTTTCACACCACCAACACCCACCTCGAGACCATTAGCGCTGCCACCTGTTATACAGCCGGCACAACCCCACATAATAATGCATCCGCATCCTTCGCCTGGCATGCATAATCATATCGATCATCTACCCACACCTGGGCAGCTGCCACCTTCATTGCACCATCGTGACGATTTCTTTGCAGATCGTTTTCCATTGAATTTTACCAAAAATCTCTCGCCAGAACATCATTCGCCCATACGCTCACCAGCGCATTTGCAACGCTCTCCATTTTTCAATCCAATCAAGCACGAAATGGCGCTGCTGCCACGTCCGCATAGCAATGACAACTCATGGGAGAATTTCATAGAGGTCTCAAATACATCGGAGACGTTGAAGCTGAAAGAGTTAATGAAGAATAAGAAACTCACAGATCCTAATCAGTGTGTTGTGTGTGATCGTGTTCTATCGTGTAAGAGCGCATTGCAAATGCATTACCGCACTCATACTGGGGAACGACCATTCAAGTGTCGTATCTGTGGACGCGCTTTCACTACCAAAGGCAATCTCAAGACTCATATGGCTGTGCACAAGATACGGCCGCCCATGCGTAATTTCCATCAATGTCCAGTCTGTCACAAGAAGTATTCAAACGCGCTGGTACTTCAGCAGCACATACGGTTGCACACTGGCGAACCCACCGATCTTACGCCCGAACAAATACAAGCCGCTGAAATACGCGATCCTCCGCCATCGATGATGCCGGGTGCTTTTATGAATCCCTTCGCAGCAGCAGCCTTTCACTTTGGCGCCATGCCAGGCGCTGGAGCTGCCATGGCTCATTTGGGACCACATAATGGTACAATGGGTTCGGAATCGTCGCAAGGTGATATGGATGACACTATCGATTGTGGTGATGACTTCGATGATGATATCTCTTCAGAGCATATGTCTAGCGCCCACGATTTGGATGTAGGGGATCGTCCCAGATCTAGCGATGGCTTCAAAGGTCTACTATTCGAGCAAAAGTTACGCATAGATGCTACTGGTGTTGTGAATACCACACCACAACGTCCGCTGTCGACTGCCAGCAATGCGAACTCAGTAAATTCTGCACCAGGCAGCCCCAACTCAGCACCCCGTCATAGTTCCACACGCAATAGTTCGCCTGCACGTTCCGTATCTGAAGTTTCACAAGGCGCACTCGATCTAACGCCGCGCACTTTGCCGGTACTCGCCAGCAGTAGCAGCAGCTCACGTTCACCTGTGCCAACGACTACAACAGCTGGACGCAAATCACCTACGCCACCGCTGCGCAACAGCAGCGCAAATACCAATGCTACGCGGAGTCCAAACCCAACATCCACAAACAGATCACACACGCAACTGAGTCCACCTACAGCGCTGCCGCCAACGCTGGTCCCCACATCAGCTGTTGATTGCTTGCCACCTGTGCTACATCACCATTtgcagcaacaacatcaacaactaaTGCAACAGCAAGCTGTGGCGGCAGCAGCGGCACATGCGCAGGCTCAAGCTCAACATCATCATCAACAAATGCAGCAACATGCTGTCGCTTTGCACGCCGAACAGCTGCGCCGTGAACATCAACTCAAGCATGAGCAGCAGCAGGCGGCTCATCAGCAACATATGcgccaacaacagcaacaacaagaggCGCATGCGTCGGCACAATCACCACATCAGTTATCGTTGCAACCGTCACCACATCTTGCACATcatctacaacaacagcaacaccaACATCAGCAAGCAGCCGCAGCAGCAGCAGCGGCGGCAGCGCAACAACAATCGCCGACAGGCGTGCTACCATCAACGGGACCGCAGCCACCAAATCCATTGGTAGCTGCGCGCCCGCCCTTCGGCATGTTCCCCAATTTGCCGCTTTTTCCGCCAGCTACAGCGCAAACGATGTGTTCGGCAATGAATACAATCGCGCAATCGGTAATGCCGGCGGCACCGTTCAATCCACTTGCACTTTCCG GCGTGCGAGGGAGCACCACCTGCGGCATCTGTTTCAAAACATTCCCCTGCCATTCAGCTTTAGAAATTCACTACCGCAGTCACACCAAAGAGCGACCATTCAAATGTACGATCTGCGATCGCGGCTTTACCACCAAG ggCAACCTTAAGCAGCATATGTTGACACATAAGATACGTGACATGGAGCAGGAAACCTTCAGGAATCGTGCAGTAAAGTAT ATGAGTGGCTGCAAAGATGGTTATGagtaa